The following are encoded in a window of Ferribacterium limneticum genomic DNA:
- the lpxB gene encoding lipid-A-disaccharide synthase, which yields MGRAVRIAMVAGEPSGDLLASHLIAALKERLPDAVFFGIGGPRMESQGFEAWWPMEKLSVMGYVDALKNYREISGIRRQLKKRLLDIKPDIFIGIDAPDFNLGLETSLKSAGVKTIHYVSPSIWAWRGGRIKKIARAVNRVLALFPMEPPLYEKEHIPVTYVGHPLADIIPLQTSKQAVREKLELPRDYPIFGMLPGSRQGELAMMADTFVQTAQLIVERLPNAIFVVPLATRETRLQFEAAIYRQQAGEVPFRLLFGHAQDALGAADVSLVASGTATLEAALIKRPMVITYKIAKFSYWLMKRMAYQPYVGLPNVLAGRYVVPEILQDEATPENLAEALLKLYEDKENAAAVEEAFTDIHLQLRQNTAEKAANAVIECLN from the coding sequence ATGGGCCGCGCCGTACGTATTGCAATGGTGGCAGGGGAGCCTTCCGGGGATCTCCTGGCCAGCCACCTCATTGCCGCCCTGAAAGAGCGTTTGCCGGATGCCGTTTTTTTTGGCATCGGTGGGCCGCGCATGGAATCGCAAGGTTTCGAAGCCTGGTGGCCGATGGAGAAGTTGTCGGTCATGGGTTACGTCGATGCCCTGAAAAACTACCGGGAGATTTCCGGTATTCGCCGCCAGCTGAAAAAGCGCCTGCTCGATATCAAGCCCGATATCTTCATTGGTATCGATGCGCCGGATTTCAATCTTGGGCTGGAAACCAGCCTCAAGTCGGCTGGCGTCAAGACCATCCATTACGTCAGCCCGTCGATCTGGGCTTGGCGAGGTGGGCGTATCAAGAAAATTGCCCGTGCTGTCAATCGTGTGCTGGCGCTGTTCCCAATGGAACCGCCGCTCTACGAAAAAGAGCATATTCCGGTGACCTATGTCGGGCATCCGCTGGCTGACATCATTCCGCTGCAGACCAGCAAGCAGGCGGTGCGCGAAAAGCTGGAGTTGCCGCGCGATTACCCGATTTTCGGCATGTTGCCGGGGAGCCGTCAGGGCGAATTGGCGATGATGGCCGATACCTTCGTGCAGACTGCCCAATTGATAGTCGAGCGTTTGCCCAACGCGATTTTTGTCGTGCCGCTGGCGACCCGTGAGACACGCCTCCAGTTTGAAGCGGCGATTTATCGCCAGCAGGCCGGTGAGGTGCCTTTCAGGCTGCTTTTTGGCCACGCCCAGGATGCGCTGGGGGCCGCCGATGTATCGCTGGTTGCCAGTGGTACGGCGACGCTTGAGGCGGCGCTGATCAAGCGGCCGATGGTCATTACCTACAAGATCGCCAAATTTTCCTACTGGCTTATGAAGCGCATGGCCTATCAGCCGTACGTCGGGCTGCCCAACGTGCTGGCCGGGCGTTATGTCGTGCCGGAAATCCTGCAGGACGAAGCGACACCGGAAAATTTGGCTGAGGCGCTGCTCAAGCTATATGAGGACAAGGAAAATGCCGCGGCGGTTGAAGAGGCATTTACCGACATTCA